AGTGGACCTCGCAATTGCAAGCAACGATTTGCCCGATGCTGTGGTCGTTGACCGCAATCAGCTTAAGAAGCTGGTGAGCAGCGGCATGATCCTGGATTTGACGCAGACGTACGCCGCCTATGCATCGGAATTGGTGCGTTCGATCTACGATTCAACGAAGGGCTCTGCTCTGCAGGATGCCAGCTTTGACGGCAAGCTGTACGGTCTCCCCAATGTTGCGCTGGATGCGGATTCCTCTACTCTGCTGTGGGTGAGGCAGGACTGGCTCGAGAAGCTAAAGCTCCCTGCTCCTAGAACGATGGAGGATGTTGAGCGGATCGCTCAAGCTTTTATTTCCCAGGATCCGGGAGGCAGGGGTAACAACGCTACAGTAGGACTTACCGGCTTTAAAGGAATCGTCTATGGGCAAAAGCCGCTCTTCAACGGGTTCGATGTGATTTTTAACGCTTATAACGCCTATCCGAAGAATTGGATTCGGGATAGCAGCGGCAGGATCGTCTACGGGTCCATTACCCCCGAGAACAAGCAAGCGTTGTCCAAGCTGGCGGACTGGTACAAGCGTGGATGGATTGACCCCAATTTCGCTTTATATAATGAAAGCGAACAGCCGATTATTGAGAATAAGACCGGACTGTTTTTCGGTCCTTGGTGGATGCCGTATTATCCGCTCAATTTTGCGGTTGAGAACGATACGAAGGCGGAATGGAGAGCCTATCCCGTGCCGCTGAACAGTGAAGGGGTATACGTGACACACATAGCTCCTACGACAGACAGATACTTGGTGGTGCGGAAAGGGTATGACCATCCGGAAGCGGTGATGAAGCTCGTGAACGAGTTCACTAGTCTTGAACGAAACCGGACTCCCGACACTCCTGATGTGAACAAGCTCAGTGAATATGTAGCCAAATCAGGCAGTCAGCTAAGAAATTTTTATCCCTTCGATCTGCTGCTCGATTATTCCAATGCCGTTGAAAAAAGATATTTCAATGTCGCAAGTGCGTTGAAAGGGGACATCGATTCTTCCAAGCTGGACCCGGATGCCCGGAATATCTACAAACAAACGGTGGAAGAGATGGACAATCCTAAGAAGAACATGGAGAACTGGAAGGCTGCCGCTGCCAATCAGTACGGGGCGAGCGTTCTTGCCACAGCCCGCATTCAGAAGGTGTACAGCGTCTTTTACGGTTCAACACCGACGATGGAGACGAAATGGCAGGAGCTGCAGAAGCTGGAGAACGAAGCGTTTCTCAAGATTATTATCGGTGATCAGCCCGTCAGCTCCTTCGATGATTTCGTCGTAAAGTGGAAAGAGCTTGGGGGCGAGCAAATTACAGAGGAAGTCAGGGAAGCTGTATCCCATCACTGACTTCATATAGCTAGATAACCGGATCCTTCCCTTTAGGGTTCCATATCCTATTGAATCACCAGTCTAACGCCAGCTCTGGCTTACCGGAGCTGGTGTTTTTCTGTTAATAAGAATACTTTTGCTTCGCATCAACTGTGAACAAACGCGCTAGTCTTTTGAGGACCGAGAAGTCCTTTATCCTTATATGGGGGAAAATGGTTCGGCAGCGTGTGAAAATGGTTTGATCATAGGCGACAGAAGTCTCACGCTTGCGGCTCGAATTCCCTACTTGTTCCCGCTTATTAAGGGATAAGATAAGCATATAGCCCACGCTAACCCAAGTCATATTGGAGGAGAAGCCATGCAATCAACAGTTGGAATTGAAAGCGGAAACATATCGCTTGGAAAGCGAAAAAGGCTTGCAGTCAAGGGGAGATTCACATTGTTCCTGATGGCGCTTCCCTTTCTTGTGCTGGTGCTGTTATTTTCTTATTTCCCTCTGTACGGATGGATCTATGCCTTTTACGATTACCGTCCCGGCATCCCGCTGGCACAATCGAATTTCATGGGGCTGTACTGGTTCAAGGGGATGATAGCCAGTGAGGTACAGCGTCAGGAGGTGCTGCGCGTCTTGCGCAATACGGCTGCCATGAGCGGACTCAGTATCGCGACCTCCGTCCTGCCGGTCATATTTGCCATTTTCCTATCGGAGATCGGGAAGGGCTGGTTCAAGAAAACCGTGCAAATCTTTACCACACTGCCCAATTTTATCAGCTGGGTCCTTGTGTATTCATTCGCCTTCATGCTGTTTTCGGTGGACAACGGATTCGTGAATCACTTGCTGATGTCGCTGGGCTTCATTGATCGCTCCCTACATTTGCTGGCAACGGATGATCACACCTGGCTGGCGATGACGCTTTGGAACATTTGGAAAACGCTCGGCTGGAGCGCGATCATGTACATAGCGGCCATATCGGGGATCGATCAAGAACTGTACGAGGCAGCCAAAGTGGACGGCGCTGGGCGCTTCAAGCAAATGTGGCACGTCACAGTGCCAGGGCTAATGCCGACGTACTTTGTACTTTTGCTACTGACGATCGCCAACTTCATCAACAACGGCTTTGAACAGTATTATGTGTTTCAGAATGCGATCAATAGTAACCATATCGAGGTTCTGGACTTGTATGTCTACAATATCGGCGTTCAAAATTCTAATTTTTTCGTTTGCAACCGCCATCAGTATGTTGAAATCCTTAATAAGTGTCGTCCTGCTCTTTGTCGCTAACCAGCTATCGAAAATCGTTCGCGGGGAAAGCATTATCTAACTGTATGGCCTGAAAGGAGAAAGACTCATGCGGACCGGTTTTAAGATCAGTTTCAGTTGG
This genomic window from Paenibacillus hexagrammi contains:
- a CDS encoding ABC transporter permease subunit, which gives rise to MQSTVGIESGNISLGKRKRLAVKGRFTLFLMALPFLVLVLLFSYFPLYGWIYAFYDYRPGIPLAQSNFMGLYWFKGMIASEVQRQEVLRVLRNTAAMSGLSIATSVLPVIFAIFLSEIGKGWFKKTVQIFTTLPNFISWVLVYSFAFMLFSVDNGFVNHLLMSLGFIDRSLHLLATDDHTWLAMTLWNIWKTLGWSAIMYIAAISGIDQELYEAAKVDGAGRFKQMWHVTVPGLMPTYFVLLLLTIANFINNGFEQYYVFQNAINSNHIEVLDLYVYNIGVQNSNFFVCNRHQYVEILNKCRPALCR
- a CDS encoding extracellular solute-binding protein, whose amino-acid sequence is MRNGRRFLKLASVLLCLLCASCYNESASGIGSSSKGEGSPDHEASAAYKDTVTLHIGFQIPDSKLPPGDSNDNNPVSRYLEGRTNIHVVNTWEAKGEDAFKQKVDLAIASNDLPDAVVVDRNQLKKLVSSGMILDLTQTYAAYASELVRSIYDSTKGSALQDASFDGKLYGLPNVALDADSSTLLWVRQDWLEKLKLPAPRTMEDVERIAQAFISQDPGGRGNNATVGLTGFKGIVYGQKPLFNGFDVIFNAYNAYPKNWIRDSSGRIVYGSITPENKQALSKLADWYKRGWIDPNFALYNESEQPIIENKTGLFFGPWWMPYYPLNFAVENDTKAEWRAYPVPLNSEGVYVTHIAPTTDRYLVVRKGYDHPEAVMKLVNEFTSLERNRTPDTPDVNKLSEYVAKSGSQLRNFYPFDLLLDYSNAVEKRYFNVASALKGDIDSSKLDPDARNIYKQTVEEMDNPKKNMENWKAAAANQYGASVLATARIQKVYSVFYGSTPTMETKWQELQKLENEAFLKIIIGDQPVSSFDDFVVKWKELGGEQITEEVREAVSHH